From the Eschrichtius robustus isolate mEscRob2 chromosome 19, mEscRob2.pri, whole genome shotgun sequence genome, the window CCCACTAACCTACACACGGGAGGAACTATCTCCACTGGTGGTGGCCAGGaccactttttggcctttcagAGTGAGGAGGAGGGGGCGAGAACACAAGAGGCTGGTTCCAGGTCCCTTCTAATGTTTAGCGGGGCAGAGCAAGAATACAAGTGGGAGGTCCACATACTACctggctaaaatattttaaagttataaatcagataaacaaataaaatactttctATCCTCCTACCTTAACACTGCAACCTAGAATGCAGAGCTGCCTGGAGATCTACCCCATGGCCCCAACCCCAAATCTGTggccctcctcccttctctccccactcctAGCTCCTTCCTTCACACACCCCTGTGGGCACCAGCCCACACATCCAAACTCTGTCTGTACCCCCAGCAAACAGCCACCCGCGGCCACCCCTCAGGCCTAGAGGGACACACACTGGCTGCACATCTGTTCTTGGGAGCCTGGGGAAGAGGACTGAGCAAATCCTTAGAAACAAGCAGGCTTGGGAAGACAGAAGATTCCGGCATCCAGGGCGCTCCACATGTGGTCTAGAAAGAGAGGTTACAGGCTCTGAGTGGGCACCTGCCCCTGACTTTTGGGGGCATGGCCAGGAGGGGGCCTCAGCGGGGCCTTCTAAAGCCAGAGCCCAGAATAGGGGCCCCCGCCTGCCCATGGTAAGGGCTTTTATAGTCAACCAGGGGAGACAGATGAGACCCTGGGCCAGGACAGGAGCAGCCCCTGTGAAGGAGGGAACAGAAATGGCAGATAATAGTATGTGTAGGACTTGGAGAGGGGACACAGGTAGCTCCCAATCTGCACGATGTGACTGCAATTTGAGCCTGAGCCTGGCTCCCTGACACCTCAGCAGGTGGCGGGTACAGCCACCTGCACCCTTTGTGAAAAGCCACCTAAATGACTGTACTGCTCGccctctcctctgccctcctctgccGACACCCAGCCCATGACTGGGCTGTGTGCAGGGCGTCTGGCCCcagggagaggtggggtgagcccAAGTCTACAcccacacagccataaataagaagCCTCTGGCGACTGCTCACTCAGCCTCATTTCCCCAGCTGTGACAGCGCCGGAGCCTCTCAGACACCTGGACCATGGACCCTGGGGAATGCACCTGCATGTCTGGTGAGTAAGGATGCCCATCCTGGGATTCTGCGACCTCTCGCCAGCTTCCCACAGGGAGCCTGCAGGACTGTGATTAATGCTTCTCTTCTTCCAATTAGAAGCACCAATGGGGTTTGTGTCAGACTGGCCACCTCTGCGGCAGCTCCTGCTCTCTGTTGGATACCAGCTTGATTTGCTAGAATTAATAACCTGACTTAGGAATGACTGTGGTGGGACCTAGCGGCGAGCCTCTGGGAGCAGCCTCCGGGACGGGGGAAGAGCTCTGGCCCAGACAAACCTGCTTCTGGTCCATTGCTCCCATCCACTCCTGACACTTATtatttccaagcctcagtttcttcatctgaaaaatagggTTACTTATCCCCAGCTGCCCACCTCCTAGGGTTGCTGTGAAAGGGTTAAAATCATAAAGCATTTGCAGATGTCAGGGGAGTTATTAGAAGCATATGCGGACCTCCAAGTCTGAAACTGCTTAATTCCATGGAAGCATGTTGGCCAGGAGAAGTGAGGTCAGGGTTCAGAGCCATCTTGGGTTTTATGACCTTTGGAAATGGCATCAAGAAGTCTCACAAGCCTccctggttcctaacaggacaTGTCTGTCCCCAAAATTTGCCAAAAAGACAGAAGCTTCCAACATCTTGAAACTCAAAACAAGAAgcgggatgatttttttttttaaatatagatggTTTTATGATATGGAAACAAGTGGTAGCTGTGACTCTCACTTTGGGCTTGTTTATATCATTTGACCTTCCTCTTACACGTTCAGGATTTCCATCTTGCCTGATACCTTGAAAAGGTGAGGAGGTGAGGATTTCCATCCTGCCTGATACCTTAAAGTTTTCGACAGTCCCCAGGGGACCTTGGGCTTGGCCTAacttagtggttctcaaacctgattgtacatcagaatcatctaggttgctttttttttttttttttttctattttttgtccgCACTGCGCAGCacataggatcttagttccttgaccagggatcaaatccatgtcccctgcagtggaagcgaggagtcttaaccactggaccgccagggaagtccctgggttgctttttaagaaatactgattcgggcttccctggtgccgcagtggttgagaatctgcctgccaatgcaggggacacgggttcgagccctggtccgggaagatcccacatgccgcggagcaactgggcccgtgagccacaactactgagcctgcgtgtctggagcctgtgctccacaacaagagaggccacgacagtgagaggcccgcgcaccgcgatgaagagtggcccccgctcgccgcaactagagaaagccctcgcacagaaacgaagacccaacacagccaaaaataattaattaattaattaattaattgaaaaaaaaaaatatctcaaaGGCTGGccctaggaatctgcattttaataagcacCCCCAGGGACTCTGCTGTGGCCCCTCCAGTTTCTGCCCAGGGATTGTGACTGGGAACCACTGGACGGTCTTCACCACTGGGGTGATTCTCAGCAGCATCTTCAACCTCTTGTCCATCCACTGACCAAGGGCAGCCCAGACCCCCGGCCACCAAGACGGCCTGCAGCACGCCTGTGTGCCCGCTCCACCTCGATGCTCATGTTTGTGGCTCTGTCCTTTCTCCTAGGAGGAATCTGCATCTGCGGAGACAACTGCAAATGCACAACCTGCAGCTGTAAAACATGTCAAAAAAGTGAGTCTGGTGACCGGGGCCATGCACTGCTGGCGGGGAGCTGGGAGTCCGTTTCTGCCATCCTCAACCCTCCAGCCACGGTGGGATTGAGGGTGTCCTGGATGCCTTTACCCATTTGGGAGGGATCTGAAATGAAAGCTGAGTCCCCCGGGCTGCAGCTGACCTGGGGGTGAGGACATCCTCAGTGTTTCAGGGGTTTGGATAAGAAGAGGGCTGAGGGGAGGTTCCAGCCTGCCCAGTAGTGAAGGGAATGGCCTGGCGTCATGAGCCCTTGGATCTGCCACTGTCCAATGGCAGTGCGccaaccccttcccctccctggcctCTGATGGACTCTGGGTGACCCctgaggtcccttccagctctaacatcCCACCACTTCCTGTCCCAGGTTTTTTGCTCATGTGGATCGGAACCTGTGTGTagcatgcttttatttttctacttccttCTAAGTGGTGAAGGGGGAAGTGGTCAGATAAGAGTGTTGACCCAAAGCTGATCTGTCCATTTCCTGCCCCTTCCAGGCTGCTGTCCTTGCTGCCCACCGGGCTGCACCAAGTGTGCCCAGGGCTGCATCTGCAAAGGGACCTCGGACAAGTGCAGCTGCTGCCCCTGAAATGCATCCACCGTGCTGGAGACAAGGCCTGGGAAGCATCTGTACAGTGCATTAGTCGAAGAGTTGGAATGACTGTACAATAGGTtgtgctttttatatatttgcccAAGTCAGGTGGTGGTGACATTCATATAAAGTGCTTGGAGCAATAAAGTTTTTCACTCGTGGTTGTCTGGTGGCTCAGAGCAATGTTTTACCCTAGCCCAGCAGGACCAAGAAGGGCTGGTTCCATGAAGATACAGTAGGCACCAGCCTGTACCCATTCTGCAGATGGCTGCTAACCCCGAGATCCTACCGCTCTGCCTGAGGGTTTTCTCGTGCAGCACGAGCTTGCCTGACGCATGCACAGGGCAGGCCACCCCTGGGAACAGCCCTTAACGGATGACAAACAGGAGTTAGTGAATTCATAACATCAGCATCTTTACCCTTACAAGGGGACAAATCTGAGTCATGTTCTACACGGTCCTCCAGAAGTCCTCAGCAGCAATGAACTCCGACAGCCCACGGAGGTAACCTGCTCATTAACATACTCCTTATtggcttccttctttctctgcctcacTTCTCCATCCTCTTTCCAGGGCTTCCTGGGATCCCCACGCAAAGAAACTACTTGTACAGGGTCCACTTTCGGGGTAacctaatgtttttgttttttttttttaagtaaggtttaatttagttatttatttttaatttatttttttgctgcattgggtcttcgttgctgcgcgcgggctttctctagttgcggcaagcgggggctactctacgttgtggtgcacagccttctcattgcggtggcttctcagcacgggctctaggcacacgggcttcagtctacagggcaggctcagtagttgtggcacacgagcttagttgctttgcggcacgtggtatcttcccagaccagggcttgaacctgtgttccctacattggctggcagattcttaaccactgcaccaccagggaagtccaggggtAACTCAATCTTAGCCAGGTTTGCCTGGAAGAGTGTTGGCCCTGAATGCCTTGTGCTAGTGGTACTGTTTAAGGGACTTCAGCACTGAACCCGCCAAGAACCGGTAAGAGGTCTGGGCAGATCTAAAGAAAATCCCCATCGCCAAGGCAGTGAGGTCATTAGCTGGCTCAGTTATCTGGGTTCACCTTCGGCACAGGGTGACTGGGCAGACACGGACACTGACATTCTAGCATCTCAAAGAAGTCAATGTAAAGAGAAACGGAGGTCTTTATTATATCTCCCCCATCCTCCCAGATTGCTGACATACGTATCAGCGCTTTCATTCCACCAGCATGATTCCAATTAAGTTTGACGGTAATTAGTGCTGCCATTTTGCAGCACTTAAATGCACCAGTCCCCGTGCTGAGGGCTGCACACACATGCTCCTCACTTAATCCCTACAATAGCCCCACAAAGAATGGGCGGTGTGGAGGAATCCTTGATTTTTAACaaagaactatttttaaattttatttatttatttatttttggctgcattgggtcttcgttgctgcgcacgggcctttctctagttgtggcgagcgggggctactcttcgttgcggtgtgtgggcttctcattgcagtggcttctcttgttgcggagcatgggctctaggcgcgcgagcttcagtagttgtggcacgagggctcagtagttgtggcgcacgggcttagttgctctgcggcatgtgggatcttcccgaaccagggctcgaacctgtgtcccctgcattgacaggcagattcttaaccactgtggcatcagggaagccccccaaaaaaaaccaaacctatTTTTAAATAGGTCTCCATACACAATGTACAAAACACAAAAGATACAAAGGGTGTAAGACTCCTTCCCACCTTTGCGCCCCAGTCCCCCCCTCCCCAAGACAACTGTCACCACTTACTGGTGTGACCTCCCAGGGATATTCTGTGGCTGCACAAGCACCGATGATACACAGCATCCCCCCCGCCCCGAAACACACACTATGTACCTTGGAAACTTGGCAAGTGTTTTCTCTCATATAGTAAACTCTCTGCCAGGTCCCTTTTTCcatttaagagaaaagaataggTAGATGGAAAAAATTAAGAGCttaaacaaccaaaaaataaggtgacaaaagaaaaaatagatgaaaCAAAAGGGTTAAAGAAAATATGGGAGACAAAGAGAAAACTCCACACACATCTCTGCCATGGTGGCGCTGCCCAAGGCAGCTGAGGCTGTGACTACGTCCTTTGGTCTTTTTCCGACCCACCAAGCCTAGCATCGTGCCTGGGACCCCTCAGAGCAGGGGTCATAAACACCCATAAAAATTCACCGACAGCAATAAACCTTCCTCTCCCTAGAAATACCCATATGAACAACCTCAGTCAATCTTACATATGATCTTAGGGGATTCACAGGCCATCCCAAAGGCATCTCTGGAACCCCCAGAAGACCCTGATTAAGAATCTAAGGTCCATGTGATCTGTTACTTAAAAGAATAAAGTAGCCTAATAATAGATTAAAATACTGAGCACTTAAGACCTGCCAGGCACTGGGTCCAGCACTGCCTACGCATTACTTCATTTGATTGTCACAACACGACCCCACAAGGTCAGTACTGTtatcaaccccattttacagatgaggaaaccaaggcacacagAGGttcaatgacttgcccaaggccacccatCTAGTTTTGTAGAACtgagatctgaacccaggtcCGACAGACTCCAAAGCCATGCCCTGAGAGTGCAGAAACAACTTCCAGGATGGAAGGCGGTCAAGGCTGAAGTCCCTGAGGCTGGCCCTGGTGAGGAGGCGGCGATGCAGTCCACACTCACCCACACCACCACCCTCAACAGAGCAGAAGGTAAACTCAAGCTCTGGGAGGTTGTTCATTCATGCTGCCAAGGGCCTGACACCAGGACCCAGAAGAGGCCAGGAGCAGCCTTCTCCACCACCGGCCTAGGTCAAGGTGACCCAGAAGCAGGAGCGGGTGAGAATGGAGCCTTCTCCAAGGGTGCCCTGTGGGGCTGGGCTCAGTGGGCCAAACAAGGAGCAGGACTGACTGTGCGCTTCCTGGCACTGGGCACTTCCATAATCCACACTGTCATCCTCTCTGTTTGGAAATCATTTGCGGCCTCCCTGGGAAGGTTTCCCCCTCCGTCCATGAGCTGTGCTTTAGATGCAGCATCACAGTGCAATGGAAAGGGCTCAGCCTGGGGAGTCAGATGCTCTACCCTCCCTGGTTGCATGACTTTGACCAAGTCACTTACCTCTTGaggctcagtttccacatctgcaaagtgTCCCTCCCTCATAGGGAAAAACCATAGCATAGGGTctatgcacatagtaggtgctccgtAAACAGGGATTCATAGGGCTACAGCCTTTCTTAGGCTTCTGTTTATGAATCTCTGAGAAGGCCCCTGCCAAGTCCTTCTCTGTGACTGCAGAGCTCTGGGGCCCTTGGGAAGGACACGATGCTGGTAATGACACCTCCCAGGGGGCAGAGAGGTCCCCTGTGTCTCCAACAAGCAGGCTGGCCGCTCTCTGTGCAACCTCAGCCCTGGTGCGCACAGGGCTGCCGTCTCATCTCACCCAAATGCTTCACCTGAATAATCTTTTATTTCTACCACATCTTGAGGGGAGAATCAGCCCTCAGAGTCtcactttaataataataataataataataataataccaacaactaatatttattgagcactgagtGCTGAACACTTAACAAGTGCACTGGGCTAAGCAGTTTATAAACATCATCTCATGGACCCTGCACCATCAGGACCACTTTAGAGCTGGACAATCAGGGCCCTGCTATGGATCCCCTGCCTTAGAGGGTCTGACTCTGGCCCCCCTCCCCACAGGTGAGGAGTCTGAGGGTCCAAGGAGACACATCCTCCTGGAACTCTCATACCTGTCCCTCCCCCACTGTCCCCATCCCACCAACTAGACAAGGCTTTGGGTACCTGGGACCAATTCCAGAGTCTGTGTGGGCCTCCTCCCCAGGTTGGTCCTGCCTGAGGGTAGACCATGCCATCAGTCTGTGTACTCCTAGGCCTGAGGGATGGCCAAGGGGCAGCTGTATTCAAGGATGGGAGATGTGTGGATAGAGACTGAGCACTTGCACTTTGATATTTACAGTGTGGAACGGAGCCAGGGGTGGGAAGAGAAGGGATGAACTACAGGCTAATCCTCCACCTTTGCTTTTGCCCCAAGCCCAGCAAGTGTTCGGGGGGAGGCCTCCGCTAACAACCCTGGAGAAGAATCCTGTTAtgaccccactttacagatgacgAAACCGAGGCTCAAGAGATTCAATGGTTTGCTCAGAGTTATGAGGCTAGTAAGGGGCAGACCTGGGACCTGAATTTAGGGCTGCTTGACTTAGAGGCCGTGCTCATGCCTATGCTAGATGGATGGGGCCGAGAGAAGGCTGCAGGCAATCCTGCCCCACACCCAGGCAAAAGAGGTCCCTGTCCTGGGCCTTGTGCTTTAGAGAGCCTACATATCCAAACACtcaaaacacaaatttattaaagAATACATGGGGGCCTCTGTCGCTCACGAGCTAGCACTTGTTTGGTGCAGTGTGATCAATTAACCCTAAACCCAGGTCTGCTCTTGTGTCTAACACTGTTCCCTAAGAAAATACTCCTCCAGCTCTTGTCCTATGTCCTCAAATCAACAAAAAGTGagtcaaagaccttaacagatgtCTCACTAAAGAAGGTAAACAGACGccaaagaagcatatgaaaagatactccacatcatatgtcttcagggaaatgcaaattaaaacaacaaggagataccactacacacccattagaatggccaaaatccagaagactgacaacaccaaatgctgccgAGGacatggagcaacaggaactctcatttgttgctggtgggatgcaaaatggtacagccactctggaagacagttcggcagtttttacaaaactaaacatactcttatataatccagcaatcgtGCTCCtttgtatttacccaaaagagttgaaaacttatgtccacgcAAAAGCCAGTGCATGAATGTTTTATAGccgctttattcataattgccaaaatctaaaagtaaccaagatgtcctccagtagatgaatggataaactgtgggaCACCCACAGtgtgaatggaatattattcaacactaaaaagaaatgagcgatcaagccatgaaaagacatggaggagataaatgcatatcactaagtgaaagaagccaatacgaaaaggctacatactgtataattccaactagatgacattctggaaaaggcaaaactatggagacattaaaaagatcactggttgccaggggttggtggagggaggaatgaataggcagagcacagaggatttttaaggcagtgaaactactctgtatgatactctgATGGTGACTGTATGTCACTAAACACttatccaaacccacagaatgtacaacaccaagagtgaaccctaatgtaaactatggccttcaggtgattatgatgtgtggATGCAAATTCACCAGTTGTAGCAAATGCACACtctggtgagggatgttgataatgggggagactATGCATGTATGGGGGCAGAGAGCACATGACAAATCTCTATACTTATCTTTCAATTTTGCtctgaacctaaaattgctctaaaaaataaagcctacAAATCTCTATACTTATCTTTCAATTTTGCtctgaacctaaaattgctctaaaaaataaagcctacTTTAAAAAAGTATCTGTATGCCAAGAGAGTTTATGGATGGTCCCAATGCCAATGTCAGAGATGGAAACTGCTTTCAAAGTGcaggatggggacttccctggtggcgcagtggttaggaatccgcctgccaatgcaggggacacgggttcgagccctggtccagtaagatcccccatggcgcggagcaactacgctcgtgcgccacgactactgagcctgtgctcta encodes:
- the MT4 gene encoding metallothionein-4: MDPGECTCMSGGICICGDNCKCTTCSCKTCQKSCCPCCPPGCTKCAQGCICKGTSDKCSCCP